The Saprospiraceae bacterium genome includes a window with the following:
- a CDS encoding TatD family hydrolase — protein sequence MFIDTHAHIYLKEFEKDLDTILVNAQSNGVSHILMPNIDEASMPLMIDVAKSHSFCHSMLGLHPCHVYDDYKKVIENLWKQYGQHTFYAVGEIGIDLYWDKTFHLEQVDAFKRQIALAKEVNLPFVIHSRDALDITISIVQEMQDGSLRGIFHCFNGDEMQAHKIIDAGFLLGIGGVVTYKNAGLDKVMAHMPLSSLVLETDAPYLSPIPYRGKRNEPAYILQIATKLAEVKNTTIEEVGLITTQNAKELFF from the coding sequence ATGTTTATAGATACTCATGCTCATATTTATTTAAAAGAATTTGAAAAAGACCTGGACACAATCTTGGTAAATGCACAATCAAATGGAGTATCACACATTTTAATGCCCAACATTGATGAAGCATCTATGCCTCTGATGATCGATGTGGCTAAAAGTCATTCTTTTTGCCATTCAATGCTTGGGTTGCATCCGTGCCATGTCTATGATGATTATAAAAAGGTAATTGAAAATCTTTGGAAACAATATGGTCAGCATACATTTTATGCTGTTGGCGAAATAGGCATTGACCTCTACTGGGACAAAACATTTCACCTAGAACAGGTGGATGCATTCAAAAGGCAAATTGCATTGGCAAAAGAAGTCAATCTTCCTTTTGTAATACATTCCAGAGATGCACTTGATATCACCATTTCAATTGTACAAGAAATGCAAGATGGTTCTCTTCGTGGTATATTCCATTGTTTCAATGGTGATGAAATGCAAGCACATAAAATTATAGATGCAGGATTTTTATTGGGTATAGGAGGTGTGGTGACTTATAAAAATGCAGGTTTGGACAAAGTAATGGCACACATGCCCTTGTCCAGCTTAGTACTCGAAACAGATGCACCTTATCTCAGTCCGATACCTTACAGAGGAAAACGGAATGAACCTGCATATATATTACAGATCGCTACCAAGCTCGCTGAAGTAAAAAACACCACCATAGAAGAAGTCGGATTGATCACGACCCAAAATGCTAAAGAATTATTTTTTTAG